In Deltaproteobacteria bacterium, the genomic window TGGCAATAAACATGGTCGGCACCCCGTAAAGGGCCGTGCACCGCTCCGCCTCCACCGAAGTCATGGCTAGAAGCGGGTCGAACCCCTCCAGAATAACCATGGCGCTGCCATGGGTCACGCAGGCCATGACTCCGAGAACGCAGCCGAAACAGTGAAACAAGGGAACTGGGATGCAGACCCGATCCCTTTCGGTGAAGAACTGGTTCTCGCCGATCCAGAACCCGTTGTTGCCGATGTTCACATGGGTCAACATGACCCCCTTGGGAAATCCCGTGGTTCCCGAGGTGTACTGCATGTTGACCACGTCGTGGGGCGACAGGCCTCTTTGTCGGTCCTTGTACTCCCGGTCCGAAACCATCTGGCCCAAGGCGAGTATCTCGGGCAAGGAATACATTCCTCGGTGCTTCTCCTGACCCAGGAAAAAGACTTTTTTCAATAGGGGGAATTTCCCGGGACGCAAAAACCCTCGTTCCTGGGTTTTGAGTTCCGGGACAAGTTCGTAGAGCGTCTGCACGAAATCCGTATCCCTGAACCCGTCGATGAGCACGAAATACTCGGCTTCGGATTGCTTGAGGAGATATTCAACTTCCCGAATCTTATAGTTGGTGTTCACCGTCAAAAGAACGGCCCCGATTCTGGCCGTGGCAAACTGAAAGGCCACCCAATAGGGGACGTTGGTGGCCCAGATGGCCACTTTATCTCCTTGCTCGACGCCTAGGGCCATCAGCCCCTTGGCCAACTGATCGACAACATCCCTAAATTGGGCGTAGGTCAGACGAAAATCCCGATCCACGTAGACCACGGCCTCGTTGTCCGGATAACGATCCGCAGTCCTGTCCAGCCACTCGCCCAGGGTCAATTCTCTCAAAACATCCTGTGCCACCATCACCGCCGCCGCTCCTTGTACGAGTTTACGCTCCGACCGCCCCGGCGACCGATCCCAATTCCGGAATCAGGGCTACTCGGGAAAGTAGAGAACAGCATAGATTTCCGCCGGTTCCGATCCAGCGGTCCCAACGTGATGAGGAACGATGGAGTTGTAGTACATGCTGTCTCCCACCTTGAGCACATGACGCTCCCGGCCGTACACGAGCTCCACCTGTCCTTTGTGGACGACGATGAACTCCTCGCCCTCGTGGGAAGACAGAACCTTGTCACCATCTGTAGGCAGGATCTGGATGAAAAACGGTTCCATCCGTCGATCACTCTTGCCCTTGCCCAGGGAGTGAAAACGGAGTCCAACGGACTTGTTCGCGCCCGTGAGCATGCTCAATTCTTCCTCACGGTCCTCCAGCCTGGTCACCAAGGGGTCCGTGCTCACCGCATCGTCCAGAAACGTCCCCAGGCGGACGCCCAATGCTCGGGCAACCTTGAGAAGCGGCCCCAGAGACGGATAAACATTTTCATCCTCGAGTGCCCGGACAAATTCGAGATCGAGTCCTGTCCTCTCGGCCAGATCCTCGAGGTTCATGCCGTTCATCTCCCGGTACTTCCGGATGCGCGCTCCCAGTTTTTCACTATTCATCTTCACTCCTTGTCTCTCTTGCGTCGAATCCCTGAAAGCATACGGTCAGTCCCCCGGATGCTTTGTTCACGATCCTCGCGGCCAAAAGGGCCTCGCGGTCGAGATCGGCCCGCAAGGCCTCGCCCATGCCCTTCGGTAAACCCAAGCTACGGGCCATGTCCCGGTCAACCAAGGCAAAGGTCGCGCCCAACTCCTTCATCCCGGCCAATACTTCGGCCGACGGACAATAGAGGACCGTCCCGTCCGAAATCAGGCGGGCGTAGACCGGAAGCAGGCGCTCCCACGGCGGAAGAAAAGTCTCCGTCACCGAAAGATCTGGCCTCCGGACCTCGCCGGCATCTTCTTCATCAAGGCCAAGGGCTGATTCGATTCGGTCCCATCCGGTTCCGATGTCCTTGTCGGCGGCTCGAAGCTGCACGTGGTCCAGCTCAAGAAAAAAAGCCAGGGCCGCCTCGGCCTGAGCGACCTGAACCGGGTCGATCGATTTACTTTCCCTCCCCCGATCCAGCTCCGCCAGTTCGGAACGAAGATGCAGTGACGATCCCGAAAAAAAATTTTCTTCGCCGCGGGCCGCGAAATACGCCATGTCGGCCGGCCGTCGGACCTGAAGCCCGAAATTCAGGGCCTCATCCCGAAAACGCTCCAGGGTCCGTCCGTCCATGGGCAGACCTGTAGGACGCCAATAGCGGGGGTCTTCCTTCGGGGCCAGGCCCGGGTCCAGCAGATAAACCCCGTCGGGGACCTCGATCGACGCGAGCTCCGGATGCATGAAGGGAAACAGAATCAGACGTGGATCGTTCATGATTCACTCGTTGTTTGCTGTGTTTGTTCGATTTTTTCGAGCCGATGCTACCAGGATACGTCGACTGCTCCAGGGCTGAAACGCCGACAGGCCCCAAGGCAAGAAGGCAGTCGAAGGACGCAAATCATCCCGAGGACCAGATGCCCACAGCTGTCTCCTCCCTCCAGGCCGAAGTCGGGACAGGACTTGAACAAGGCCTCAGCCTCGGACTGACGTCCGGCCCAAATCCGACCAGTGACCGCCGCGTCGAGATGGAACGACTCGGCCCGATCAAGCAGATCGTCGAATCTTCGTTCAAGCTCGACCAGGACCCGACATCTCCAGACCTGGGCATAGCCCGGGTTGAGGACCTCTTCATAGAGGCAACGCCCCTGAATGTAAAACCTGCAGCCTCGGCCCGGAAACGCGGTCACGTCGGCCATGGCCCATCCTGCTGGAGCCATGGGCGCTTCCAGTCTCGCCTTCCCTTTCTTGACCCCCCCCTGTCCAGGGTGTACATCGGCTCCACCAACGCACAGGAGGGTACAATGTTCGGCATAGGCATACCTGAACTTATCATCATTCTGGTTATTGTTCTGATCATTTTCGGGGCCAACAAGCTGCCAGAAATCGGATCGGGCATGGGGCGAGCCATCAAAAATTTCAAAAAGGCCACGTCCGAGCCCGAGGAAATCGATGTCACATCCTCCGAGGACAAGGAAAAGACAGCCTCGAAATCCAAAGAGTAACAACGGGTCCCCGCAAACCGACAGACGACCCGGGCCAGCTAGGCCCGGGTCGTCTTTTTTTCTCACGCCATCAGGCAAAAGCCCGAAAAATTTAGAACCGCAGTGCCGTGTCCCGCTCCAAATTCCAGGCCACCCAAGGATCTTCCTTGTCCTTTTGCGTGTCGAATGGTTTGGGCGGTGCATAGGAGCCGTCTGGGGCGATGGAGAACTGATACCCCTTGGCCACGATGACCAGCCACTCTTCGAGACTGACCTCGTGGGGGCCGGGGACACGGGTCGGGCCCTGAACCCTGGTCGGTTGACTTTCGGACGGTGAGGAACCCACCGAAGGAGACACCGGTCGATATCCAACCTCAATCTCGCCGTCGTAGACGAAGTAGTTGCTAAACAGGTCAAGATTTACCCTGAGTCTATACACGGTGCCGGCCACACCGGCCACAGCCGTGGGGGAATTGACCAGGAACGTGCTCTCCTCTCCTAAAAGGCCCTGAACCTTGGCCCAGCAGTCTCCCAGGGCCACGTCCACATCCACCTTTCGTTTGCGGTCGGCGTAGTCGGCACTGATTAGGGTGAACTCTGTTCCAGCCGAAAAACGCAGTACGCTCTTATCGGCCAAGGTCAGTTCCATGCGCGATTCCGGTCCGACCCTGACCGTAGCCGGAGCCTCGACGAGATGGTTCACCTCGAGAGGGCTCGTCTCATCCCCAACCACCAGAACAGCGCTGCCCTCCAAAAACGAGACCGCTGCACTGCCGGACACGGGCAAAGTGTATTCACGAGCTCCGACCAGCGCGGAGACCATGATCAGCAGCATGGTCATCACGGCACATTTCATCGTTCTCATACCCGATTCCTCCCTGCGGCCAATAATTTGACGGCCGCGTTCATTGCTCGTTGGCCAGGACCGATCGGCCCCATTCCCGGCAACGGGTTACCTCCAGCCCCCTGGAAACAGCATGACCCTTGAGTCGGGCTCGGAACTCGTCCGGATCAGCCGACCGCACCTGCCATCTACCGGTCAGTTCCACGGGACCCATGCCAAGTTCGACCAGAACCATCTCCTCCACGATCCCCTTCCAGGAGGAAACCTCCCGCTCGAAGACCTGAACCCCTGAACTCACGAACCACCCGCGAATCTCGACATCCAGAGTTTTGACCGCTTCGGACACGACCTCCGGAAGCCGAAAATAGTTCGGCCACAATCCGGAAAACACCTCGTCCACGTCCTTGCCCTGGGCCTGCCACGATGTGTCTCCCGCGACGAGACGACCTCTCCAGTTTTTCTGATGGTGGTCAAGCGACAGGCGTGGAACCCCCTCGGCCCCGAATCCAACGGATGCCAATCCGTACAGGGTTTCCAAGGCCCGAATTCGTTCCCGGACCTGACCGTCGGGTGATGAAACTTCCAGTACATACTCTGTCAGATTCCTGGAGTTGTAGAGAACTCCGACATCCTTAAGCCTTTCCTTGAGGGCTGCTTCGTCCACCAAAACTTCCAGTTCCATGACGGCCTCTCCGTCAGACAGGGAGACCTCCAGACCCAGTTCCGAGTACCCGAGAATCAAGCTGTCAGCCCGTTGGCCGAGCCATTCGCGAAGCATATACCACCGCTCTATGGGGGGGTGAGGTCTGATCATCGCCCGGGCCGCCTGAAGCACTCCCTCCCGGAATCCTTCGGCCTTGGCCCGATTTCTGAGAGACTGAGTGTCCGAATCATCTTCCAGCGGGACCACCGCTGTCACCCGTTCGGCCGGGTAGGCCGATCCATTCCAAAGGAGCAGAAGCGCTGCCCAGACTAAATACCGACCCAGCTTGCTCATACCGGAAAATTTCCCGAAAATTCGATTGATCATGAAGTGTGACGAAAAGCCTTGCCGGGAAACGCGCAAGGGGATGGTCTTCCCATCCCCTTGGCGCAGGCCCGGTCTTCGGGTCCGGAAACCCGACGCTTCAATGGCCTAGAAAACGCTCAGTTCGTTCTTCAGTCTTTGGATGGAGAGCAGGGCGTCCACGCCCGTCACATACTGGTGCGGATTGAACTTGTTGGTCCTCATGTCCAGGCTCAAAAGCCCCTTGCTGATGCTGACCATGGCCGCATTGAACGCATAGTTATCACTGCCGATGTCTGCGATTCGACTCTTCTCCCCGATATACTCGGTGGCCAAATCGGTCTTGCCTGTGGCTCGGATGATGATGCCCTGATAAAGCAGGGCGATCTCGGCCTTGGTCATGGGCTCTTGGGGGCGGAAGGTATGGTCCGGATAGGGCTGCAGACCCTCGACCCCGAGTTCGATGACCTGTTCGATGTCGCCCCGAAGAGGATGGTTGGCCACATCCTGAGTGCCCAGCTTCTGATAGAGATCGGCCATGGTCATCTGAATGCCCTTGGGTGGCTCGAATCCGGCCGGTTTGTCGTCCACGACCTCGTAGAACCGCTTCACATCCAGTTCCTCGACCAGCAACCCGGCCATGTCGGCCCGGGTCAACTCGTCCACCAAAGCGATGCGCTTGCCGACCATGGACACCGGCGCGGCCCGGACAGCCTTCTGGACGAATTCCCAGCGTTCCTCGACCTTGCGGTTCAGGTCTCCGCCGATGGACTTGGCCTCGGCGAACATCATCTGGGATTTGGGGAAATCCAGCCCCTGGAGATAGGCCTCACCCATCCAGAAATGGATGGCCTGGTTTTTTTCGTCGATCTTCTTGCCCTTCTTGAAGGCCGATTCGCAATCGTCGACCATGTCCTCACGATCCATGATCTCTTGTTTGGCCAGAGCGATATAGGCCCGCATTTCAGGGATGAGGCACAAAAGCTTCTCCTGATCGTTCTTGGCCTCGTCCAGACCGTCCTCGATCAGGTCCACACCTTTCTTGTCACCCCTCATGGCCATGACAAGGCCCTTTCCGGCTATGCCCGGTCCATACTTGGGATTCAGCTCCAGGGCTTTTTCGAACGAGTGCATGGCCTCGTCGAGCTTGCCTTCGTCCACGAACTTCATGCCCGAATTGTAGTGATGGAGAGGGTTGTCCATGATCCCGACGGCCTTGCGGCCTTTGTCTGCGCAGGCTCCGAGCCCGAGAACCAAGGCCAGGACCAGCAGACCGTTCAGGACGGTTTTGAAACGTGCTGAGTTCATCATCAAAGCCTCCTTGGCGAAAAAACTGGCGATAAGAAGCGGCCGCCTAATCCAGAACGATCATGACCCGGCACTTCTCAAGGAAGCTCTGGGTCTGACCGACGCCACGCAACTTGTTGGCGAACTCGTTGCTGATGACCAGATCGGTCTTGGCCTTGCCGCCGGCGCTCATGGCCTTGGCAACGAAGGGCTTGTCTGCCACGCGGGGCTGCTGCACGGCCTTGTCGATGTCCTTGGCGTATCCAGCCATGCCGTGCTGGATGGCATACTCACGGCTAACAAAGGCCGAGCCGTAAACCTCGACTCCGTTCTCGTCCAAAACCTTGGGGCTCATGGCCGGACGGGCACCCAAACCCCGGGCGTCAACCACCAGGCCGGTGTAGGCCTCGGCTACGCCGGGCGTCGGGGCGCTGGGGATACTCGGCTTTTCGGGAGTCGGTTCGGGTGCTGGCGCAATCGGAGCCGGTGCGATCGGAGCCGGCTCAGGCTGATAAACGGGCGGAGGAGGAGGCGAAACGACCTGGGCCTTTGGTTTGAACTCCAGCCGCTCGGGAATCAGGACCTGGGCAAACCCGCCCCGAAGATTGATCCCCACCGTGACCTCCACGGATCCGTCCGACATGTAGGCCGTGTCCAAGATCTGGGAATTCTGAAGAAAGCCGTTGACCTGGGAAAGTATGACGTCATTGGTCACGATGTAGTTTTCCACGGTCGTGGCCGAATCGATCTGGACCCCCTTGATGATTTCCAGGAGGTTCCTCCTAGCCACCACTGTGGCCGCCCGCCTGGCCATGGCCCGTGCCTGGGCCATGTTCACGGCCTTTTCCGGCGGAGCACCGATGCCCACGGCCGTTACCAGCCCGGTGTCCCAATTGATTCTTCCGTTGTCCATTGCCTGAATGTAGGCCCCGACGTCCAGAACCATCTGCTGGGCCGAAGCCACAGGGGCGGTGGCCACCAGCACGAACATAACCAGTATGAACCGTTTGAGATGTTTCATCGTTAATACCTCCATTTTGATTACTTCCCTTTAGCGATCGGCTGACTCATAGGTACAATGCCTTGAGCCCGATTACCCCCCTACTTGATTTTCTGCAAGTAGTATTTGGCTGCTTTGTTGTCGGGCTCGTTCTGCAACGTCTTTTGCCACAATTGCTTGGCCTTGGCCATATCCTTGGCCTGCCATGCCGCGTAGGCCTGATCGTTGAACACTTTGGCCAGGTTGAACCGCGCATCGGGGTCCTTAGGGCTGATCTTCAGGGCCTCCTGCCAGATTTCAATGGCCTTGCCCGCCTCTCCACGGTTGAAGAATATCCACCCAAGGCCGTTCAAGGCCTTAGTCGACTTGGGAGCGAGGTCCAGGGCCCGCTCGTACTCTAGCTGGGCGTTGTAACTCATGCCCAGCCCGGCAAAGGCCTGAGCCAGTCTGATGTGGGTCTCGGGGTCGTCGGAGCCGACCTTCTGGGCCTTTCGAAGGTACTCCACGGCCTGCTTGAAGTTGTGCTCCACGGCATAAATGACCCCGATGAAGTAGTAGGCGTTGGCGTTGTTCGGGTCGAGTCTCAAAATCTCCCTGAACTCCTGAAATGCCTTATCCACAGCGTTCTGTCTGAGGTAGAGGACTCCAAGCCAGGTCCGGGCGAAGGTATTGTCCGGCGACATCTTTGCCACGGCTGAAAACTGCTCGAAGGCCTGTTCGAACTTTTCCTCCTTGGCCAGAATCAGACCCAACTGATTGCGGGCAAACTCATTCTTAGGGTCCATGGAGACGGCCTTGGAAAAATCCCGGGCCGCCTCGGTCAGCTTGCCCTGATAGTGAAGATCCGAGCCGCTAAACAAAAGATCGTTCACGTCCTGGGCCGTAGCGCCCGGAGGACAGAGCCAAAGAACCGACATGCCCACCCAGAACGCCGTCATGACGGCACGCATTCTGCGCATCTCACACCCCCTTCCGGATGAGTTCCGAAAGCCCCTGGGCGATACCCTGAGCCACGGTCTGCCGAAAATCCGGCGTGGCCAGCTTGGCCTCTTCCTCGGGATTGGAGATGAATCCCGTCTCCAGGAGGATGGACGGCATCCGGGCCCGCCGAAGAACATAGAAATTGGCCGAGTGCACCCCCCGCTTGCGCATCGGAATTCCTTCGGCCATGGCCTTCATCATCGTTCCGGCCACGCTGCCCCCGGCTTCCCAATAACGACGGCGCTCGAACATGAACAATATCTCCTCGATGTTCACGTAGCCCTTCTGAACAAGATCCTCCTTGTCGTACTTGAGAACCGAATTCTCGAAGGCAGCCACTTTGGCAGCTTCCTCGCTAGAGGCCTTTTCCGCGCAGAAGAAGGTGTCCATGCCTGAAGGCTGACGGTTCTCGTTGGCGTTGATGTGGAAGGAAACAAACAGATCGGCGTTGTACTGATTGGCCACCGTGGTCCTGGCGCTCAGGGGAACATAATAGTCGTCGGTCCGGGTCAGGAAGATCTTGGGCGGATTGGATCCCTTTTCAAGAATGGCTGCGGTCCGTTTAACCAAGTCCAGAGTGACGTTCTTTTCCTGGAGCTTGGCCAGGCCCACGGCCCCGGAATCAAACCCTCCATGTCCGGCGTCCAGGACAATTCTCTGGATCCGGTATCCCAGACCGTCCTTGGCCTCCATGGTGGCAAAAACCTGAGCCTCCTCGTCCTGGGCCTTGACCTCCAAAGGTGAAAGGGGTTTCTCCTCCTTCTTCTCCGGGGGCAGGGGCTTCTGGCTGATGATGTCGACCATCATCCGCGAATATGTATCATCCGGGACGATCTGAAGCACGCGACGGAAACTGCTCAGGCTCTGACGCATGTCACCCAGTTGAAACTGGGCCCGACCGAGCAGTCCCCAGATCCAATCGCTCTCGGCATCGGCCTGGGCCGCCCTGGTCAGAACCTCCACAGCCTTGACGTACTCGCCTTTGGTCAGCAGGTCCTGGCCCTCCAATGCCAGATCGAAGGCCCCAGCCTCGGCCCAGACTAGGCCCGGAACGGCCGTGGCCACCATCCCCAAGGCTGAAGCCGCCAGAAATGTCCGTCGGGTACAGCGTTTCTCTCTCATCGTTCCATCCTCGTGGTCTGTGCCAGCCTTCCCGGTAAGATGGCTGAGCGATCTAATAGGCCCTGGCGATTGAAGTTCCGGGGTAATAATGATGCAAAACCTTTCGATAATCGCCCCCTGCCTTGGCCATGCCCTGAGCTCCCCATTGGCTCATGCCCACTCCATGACCGTAGCCACGGCCGGAGAGGACAAAGGAATCACCGGACTCCCGGACGTCACACAAGGTGCTCTTGACCTTGGTCGCTCCCAGCCAGATGCGCAGGCTGTTGGATCTGACGCTCAAGGGGCCGCCGTCGGTCATAACCTTGACTTTGACCCATCGCCCGGAGGGGGAAACCTCCTCGGGGAAGATCTTAGAAATGGAAGAGACTTTGAACCCGTTGGTCCTCAGAGCCTTGGCCACCTCGCCCTTGGAAATTCTGGCATCCCAGTCCATGGGCTTGAAGGTCTGGGAAATGGAGTCCTCTCGGACTTGGTAATAAGGCATGGATGCCGTCCAGACCAGGGAAGAGTCTTCCAGCATCCCGCCACTGTGGGCGTGAAAATAGGACAAAACCGGATTTCCGGAAAAGGATAGGATCTCTCCCCGAGTCGAAGACACGGCCTGTTTGGTCCGATCATTGGCCACTCCGGCCCCACCGTACACCTGGGAGGCCGTGGTCGCAGCCACGTCGTAGGGCTTGTCAGCCGACTTGGCGGCCAGATACAGGGCGTAGGACCGGGCGGCCACGGCCTGGGACTTCAAGGCCTCCAGCTCCCAGGACGGGGACATCTCCTTGGGTACGACGCCCAGAAGATACGTCTCCATGCCCAGCCGATTGATCAGCAAAACCTTGCCGTCGTCCACGAGGACAACAGCCTCTCCTGCGTAGCGCTTGCCCTTGACTGAAAAACAGCAGACCCTGGGGGCCACGGCGCATTCCCGGCCGAGGTCCCTGCCTCCACTCTGGATTCGCCCATTCTTGAGGGTGAACACATACTCTCCAGCTGCCCACTCCTGGCCCTGAGCCCCGAACCTGACGCTGGCCGGGCCCTCCAAGGTCAGCCGGACCGATGATCCGCTGTCCAGGGCCACCCGGATATTTGGTTCAGGTCCGGCCGTTGGCTGCGGTTCGGGTCTTGGCTCCAGCAGGGGCTGTAGAACCTCTTCGGGTTTCTTGACCACTGCCGGCCCTGGATCGGCCTGTCGGACCTCCTCCCGCACTCGCTCGATCATGTACTCGGCTGTGAAGGCCCGATGCCCGTCGGGAAAAAATCGAAGGTAGGCCTCGAATCCTCTCTCGGCCTCGGACAGTCGACCCAATTCATAGGCGGCCATGCCCGAATTGAAATAGGCGTTGTCCAGAGCCTTGGCTTCAGGGAAAAGAGCCACGGCTTCGGAATAGATCTCAAGGGCTTTTTCTTTCTGGTCGAGAAACAAGGCCACCACGTCTCCCATGCGGACCAGGCCGAAGGCTCGGTCCTCAGGCCGGGCGGAGTACTCGAAGACCTGCCTGTAGGTCTCCACGCATTCCAGGAACCGGCCCTCGTCCAGATACCGGGCAGCAGCCGCCTTGAGGGGGGCGGGATCGAACTGCACGGTCATGGACCAGGCCACACTCGGCAGACAGAGGAACAAGATCGAAAGTGTCGTGACAAAACGCTTCATATGGATACCCACGTTGGTTGCGGTGTCTGTATGTCTTCTCGTACGACAAAAAAGACCTCCATGGCAACCGGGGCTTCTCTTGAAACTTCAGGACAAGCCGAGGAAGGCTCTGACCATCCCTGCCGACTCTTTCTCCCGCCCCGGGCGAACCCAGTGCACGCCCCGCTCTTTGCGAAACCAGGTCATCTGACGTTTGGCGTAGGCTCTGGTGTTTTTAAGCCACGCTTTTCCGGTTTCATCCCAAGACATGCGCCCATCCAGAAAGGCCAGAATTTCCGGGCAACCGATGCCGCTGAACCCCGGGGCCTTTGGGTCCGAACACGTCGCAAGGGCCGCCCGGACTTCCTCCAGTGCCCCAGCCCGGATCATGGCCTTGATCCGTCTCTCCAGATGAGGAGTAAGTTCGTCCAAGCCGACCTCGATCCCGATCTTCAAATGCCGATACCGGGACCCGTCAGTTGTTTCACTATGCCAGTCGCTCAAGGCCCGGCCCGTGGACTCGAAGACCTCCAGGGCCCGACAGTTCCGCTGGGTGTCGTTGGGATGGATTCTGGCCGCGTAGACCGGATCGATCTCCGTCAATCGGGCGTGCAGAGCCTGGGGCCCATGAAAACAACACTCGTCAAGGACCCGGGCCCGAATCTCAGGATCAATTTCCGGGATGTCGGCCAGGCCTTCGAGGATGGCCCGGAGATACAGGCCCGTCCCTCCCACGAGAATCGGCACATCGTCATGGTCGTGAATGTCCGCTATCCTCTCATGGACCAGCTCGGCAAAGGCCGCTGCCATCATCGGACGATCCGGGTCGAGAAACCCGTACAGATGATGAGGGCAGACTGACTGCTCTGCGGAAGTCGGCTGGGCAGTGACCACCGCCAGGCCACGATAAATCTGGCGTGAGTCGAAATTGATCACCTGACCTCGGAACTCCCTGGCCAATGCCAGGGCCGCGGCCGTCTTGCCCGTGCCCGTGGCGCCGAGAATGCAGACCACAGCACGCTTGATCATTCGCTCATAATCCTGAAACACTCTGGACATGATTGAAAAATATATTTATGTATTGAATGCATTTCAAGAATTTTTCCGGACCGAAATTCAGTGGAGGACGACCATGAGCGTTTCGCGAAGAAATTTCTTTAAATATATTGGAGTGGCAGGTCTTGGGGCCATGCTGCCGGGGGCTGCCAAAGCGGCCGAGGCCGGGGAAGAACTGGTCACCCTGCTCGACCTCTCCAAATGCGTGGCCTGCGGGGCCTGCGTAGATGCATGCCGGGATGCTAACCAAAATAAGTACCCCGAACCGATCAAACCCTATCCGGTCATGCATCCCCAAGATCGCGTGCCGGTGGCGGACTGGTCTGACAAGCGGAACGTCGATGACCGTCTGACCCCGTACAACTGGCTCTTCATTCAGACCGCCACCGGCACCTGGCAGGGTCGTGACTTTGAGATCAACATCCCCCGCCGTTGCCTGCACTGCCAGAACCCACCCTGCGCCAATCTCTGTCCATGGGGCGCAGCTTCCAAGCAGGTCAACGGCATCGTCCGCATCAATGACAAAATCTGCCTCGGCGGCTCCAAGTGCAAATCTGTGTGCCCCTGGCACATCCCCGAACGCCAGACCGGCGTCGGACTGTACCTGAACCTTCTGCCCTCTTTGGCCGGCAACGGGGTCATGTATAAATGCGACCGGTGCTGGAACCGCATAGCCGAAGGAAAGATTCCGGCCTGTATTGAGGCCTGCCCCTTCGAGGTTCAGACCATCGGCCCCCGGAGTGAGATCGTGACCGCAGCCCACGACTTGGCGGTCGCCACGAATGGCTTCATTTACGGTGAACATGAGAACGGAGGGACCAACACCCTCTATGTCTCACCGATACCCTTCGACGTCTTGAACGAGGCCATCGAAACCGGTCCCGGCCGACCCCATTTGGGTCCGGCCCCGGACCCATTCGCCTTCGAGGACAAGCTCGCCCTGGCCGTATATGCAGCTCCAGTGGCCGGACTGGCTGCGGGTCTGCTCCACGTGGCCCGGTCCATGAATCAGGACGAAAAGGAGGAAAAACATGAGGGGAAATGAACGCCGAACCGCATGGAGTAGCCTAGCCTTCGCCCTTGTCGTCACAGGACTGCTTTTCACCGGTCTGGCCCAGATGCCCCTGTTCAAACGATACTGGATTGCTGATGTTCCCGGTTTCGCATGGACCGCCGAATACTACACCACCCACCTCATCCACTACCTGCTGGCCATAGCTCTTTTGTTCTGGCTGATGCGAAGAGCCGGTCTGGCCATGGGGGCCTGGATTCAGGGATCGCCTCCAGACGCCTTGGTCCTAACCAAAACCCTGGTCTGGGTCGGGATCCTTGCCACGGGTCTGGCCCGGGTGGTCAAGAACAGCCCGGACTTCTTCTTCTCTCCGACCACGACCATGGTCATCGACTGGGCCCATCTCGGATTCGTCGCGCTTTTGGGACCCGTGGCTCTGGTCGTCTCGCTCAAGCGCTCCGGAAAACAGTCCCGGCCGGACTGACAGCGATACCGGATCAGACGAACATATCCCGGACCGTGTACAGCCGACCAGGACTCTGCCTGGAGAGCCACTTGGCCGCTCGAAGGGCGCCCTTGGCAAAGGTCTCCCGGGAATGTGCCCGGTGAGTGATCTCAATCCGTTCCCCGGGACCAAAGAAATAAACCGTGTGGTCCCCGACCACGTCCCCGCCCCGGAGGGTCTGCACTCCGATCCGACCCGATTCCCGCTCGCCGATGATTCCGTGCCGACAGAACTCCCCACTCGCTTCGAGACTGGTACCCCGGGCCTGAGCCAGACACTCTCCGAGTTTCAGGGCCGTGCCGCTCGGAGCGTCCTTCTTGTGCCGATGGTGAATTTCGGAAATTTCCAAGTCATACTCCAGCCCAAGATTTTTGACCAGCCCCGGAA contains:
- a CDS encoding SpoIID/LytB domain-containing protein, encoding MKRFVTTLSILFLCLPSVAWSMTVQFDPAPLKAAAARYLDEGRFLECVETYRQVFEYSARPEDRAFGLVRMGDVVALFLDQKEKALEIYSEAVALFPEAKALDNAYFNSGMAAYELGRLSEAERGFEAYLRFFPDGHRAFTAEYMIERVREEVRQADPGPAVVKKPEEVLQPLLEPRPEPQPTAGPEPNIRVALDSGSSVRLTLEGPASVRFGAQGQEWAAGEYVFTLKNGRIQSGGRDLGRECAVAPRVCCFSVKGKRYAGEAVVLVDDGKVLLINRLGMETYLLGVVPKEMSPSWELEALKSQAVAARSYALYLAAKSADKPYDVAATTASQVYGGAGVANDRTKQAVSSTRGEILSFSGNPVLSYFHAHSGGMLEDSSLVWTASMPYYQVREDSISQTFKPMDWDARISKGEVAKALRTNGFKVSSISKIFPEEVSPSGRWVKVKVMTDGGPLSVRSNSLRIWLGATKVKSTLCDVRESGDSFVLSGRGYGHGVGMSQWGAQGMAKAGGDYRKVLHHYYPGTSIARAY
- a CDS encoding 4Fe-4S dicluster domain-containing protein, which codes for MSVSRRNFFKYIGVAGLGAMLPGAAKAAEAGEELVTLLDLSKCVACGACVDACRDANQNKYPEPIKPYPVMHPQDRVPVADWSDKRNVDDRLTPYNWLFIQTATGTWQGRDFEINIPRRCLHCQNPPCANLCPWGAASKQVNGIVRINDKICLGGSKCKSVCPWHIPERQTGVGLYLNLLPSLAGNGVMYKCDRCWNRIAEGKIPACIEACPFEVQTIGPRSEIVTAAHDLAVATNGFIYGEHENGGTNTLYVSPIPFDVLNEAIETGPGRPHLGPAPDPFAFEDKLALAVYAAPVAGLAAGLLHVARSMNQDEKEEKHEGK
- a CDS encoding 4-hydroxy-tetrahydrodipicolinate reductase, with protein sequence MARIEVVVTGVKGRMGSTLSRLVQADPDLDLVGGVERQGNSGGLEGLGCPVAEDLAAVLAGPASPVVIDFTSPKASLANAAIVRKMKARAVIGTTGLSPAELRELQELAKDVPLFWAPNMSVGINALLEILPGLVKNLGLEYDLEISEIHHRHKKDAPSGTALKLGECLAQARGTSLEASGEFCRHGIIGERESGRIGVQTLRGGDVVGDHTVYFFGPGERIEITHRAHSRETFAKGALRAAKWLSRQSPGRLYTVRDMFV
- the miaA gene encoding tRNA (adenosine(37)-N6)-dimethylallyltransferase MiaA, translating into MIKRAVVCILGATGTGKTAAALALAREFRGQVINFDSRQIYRGLAVVTAQPTSAEQSVCPHHLYGFLDPDRPMMAAAFAELVHERIADIHDHDDVPILVGGTGLYLRAILEGLADIPEIDPEIRARVLDECCFHGPQALHARLTEIDPVYAARIHPNDTQRNCRALEVFESTGRALSDWHSETTDGSRYRHLKIGIEVGLDELTPHLERRIKAMIRAGALEEVRAALATCSDPKAPGFSGIGCPEILAFLDGRMSWDETGKAWLKNTRAYAKRQMTWFRKERGVHWVRPGREKESAGMVRAFLGLS